From a single Candidatus Defluviilinea gracilis genomic region:
- a CDS encoding type II toxin-antitoxin system VapC family toxin translates to MNYWVVDANIAVNTITRMTDSLSQFWDRVDREQITPCAPRLWLSETATAIRQRVVIKEMSSEDAEQALRDIHALRFEIMDEDEELSLRALEWAGKLGQSKAYDAFYMALAEKLVADFWTADERLANRCRKDLKLKWVHSISEL, encoded by the coding sequence ATGAACTACTGGGTCGTGGACGCTAACATCGCCGTCAATACGATCACGAGGATGACCGACAGCCTTTCGCAATTCTGGGATCGTGTTGATCGTGAACAAATTACCCCGTGCGCGCCGCGTTTGTGGCTGAGCGAAACCGCAACGGCAATCCGTCAGCGGGTGGTCATAAAAGAAATGTCTTCGGAAGATGCAGAACAAGCCTTGCGAGACATCCACGCCTTGCGCTTTGAAATCATGGATGAAGACGAAGAGCTCAGCCTGCGCGCGCTCGAATGGGCTGGCAAACTTGGTCAATCGAAAGCGTATGATGCTTTTTATATGGCGTTGGCTGAAAAACTGGTTGCTGACTTTTGGACGGCAGACGAGCGGCTCGCCAACCGTTGTCGCAAAGACCTGAAATTGAAATGGGTTCATTCGATCAGCGAATTGTGA
- a CDS encoding AAC(3) family N-acetyltransferase, which yields MVDYIELKNLFQDLNIPAEKPVIAHASLKPFGYIQDGADAILRALMGTFNTIVMPTFTYYSMVTPPNGPPNNGMIYGKPDIPNEMSTTFTPSLRADPMMGILSEALRNHQEAKRSSHPILSFAGIHADEILNTQLRDDPLAPVGALMERDGWVILINENHASNTSIHYAEKLAGRKQFIRWALVGDRTVECHNYPGDSGGFGAIASHLKEDTVRVELDKSFVEAIPIKRVIDVAMALIKNDPLALLCERDDCLMCNAVRGKYAMG from the coding sequence ATGGTGGACTATATCGAACTGAAAAATCTGTTTCAAGACCTGAACATTCCGGCGGAGAAACCGGTGATCGCGCACGCTTCACTCAAGCCGTTCGGGTATATTCAAGACGGCGCGGATGCGATTTTGCGCGCCCTGATGGGGACGTTCAATACCATCGTCATGCCCACGTTCACATATTATTCGATGGTTACGCCGCCGAACGGACCGCCCAATAATGGCATGATCTATGGCAAGCCCGATATCCCCAATGAAATGTCCACCACGTTCACGCCCAGCCTGCGCGCCGACCCGATGATGGGTATATTGTCCGAAGCGTTGCGCAATCATCAAGAGGCAAAACGATCGTCGCATCCCATTCTTTCGTTTGCAGGCATTCATGCCGACGAGATCCTGAACACTCAATTGCGCGACGATCCGCTGGCGCCGGTCGGCGCGTTGATGGAGCGCGATGGTTGGGTCATCCTCATCAATGAAAACCACGCCTCCAACACGAGCATCCACTACGCGGAGAAACTTGCAGGGCGAAAGCAGTTCATCCGCTGGGCGTTGGTCGGCGATCGCACAGTGGAATGTCACAACTATCCCGGCGATTCGGGCGGGTTCGGCGCCATCGCGTCACACCTCAAAGAGGACACGGTCCGCGTGGAGTTGGATAAGTCCTTTGTGGAAGCCATACCGATCAAGCGTGTTATCGATGTGGCGATGGCTTTAATTAAAAACGATCCGCTCGCCTTGTTGTGCGAGCGGGATGATTGTTTGATGTGTAACGCCGTGCGGGGAAAATACGCTATGGGGTGA
- a CDS encoding enoyl-CoA hydratase/isomerase family protein — MAYTSILVETRGRVGLVTLNRPQALNALNHALMTELMDALDAFDKNEAIGAMVITGSEKAFAAGADIKEMADKSAMQMTREDHIAVFGRIRAIRRPVIAAVSGWALGGGFELALSCDMIVASDTAKFGLPEITLGVIPGAGGTQRLVRVVGKALAMEMILNDRKINAQEALHFGLVNRVAPVSDYLNDALKLAEEIAARAPLAVRAAKQAISYSYESFLKDGLAEEKQIFYNLFNSEDQKEGMSAFAEKRNPQWKGK; from the coding sequence ATGGCATACACATCCATTCTTGTTGAAACTCGCGGGCGCGTTGGGCTGGTCACGTTGAATCGTCCGCAGGCCTTGAACGCGTTGAACCACGCGCTGATGACCGAACTGATGGATGCGTTGGACGCCTTCGATAAAAACGAGGCGATCGGCGCGATGGTGATTACGGGTAGCGAGAAAGCCTTCGCCGCCGGGGCGGATATCAAAGAGATGGCGGATAAATCTGCCATGCAAATGACGCGCGAGGATCATATCGCCGTGTTTGGAAGGATTCGCGCGATCCGCAGGCCGGTGATCGCGGCGGTGTCGGGCTGGGCGCTGGGAGGCGGATTCGAGCTTGCGCTTTCGTGCGACATGATCGTCGCTTCGGATACCGCCAAGTTTGGTTTGCCTGAGATCACCCTGGGCGTTATCCCCGGGGCGGGGGGCACGCAACGACTCGTCCGCGTGGTGGGGAAAGCCCTCGCCATGGAAATGATCCTCAATGACCGCAAGATCAACGCGCAGGAAGCGCTTCATTTCGGATTGGTGAATCGAGTCGCGCCTGTGAGCGATTATCTCAACGACGCGTTGAAACTCGCCGAGGAGATCGCCGCGCGCGCGCCGTTGGCTGTCCGCGCGGCAAAGCAGGCGATCAGTTACTCGTATGAATCGTTCCTCAAGGATGGGCTTGCCGAGGAAAAACAGATTTTTTACAACTTGTTCAATTCAGAAGATCAAAAGGAAGGCATGAGCGCCTTCGCGGAGAAACGCAACCCGCAATGGAAGGGGAAATGA
- a CDS encoding DUF1304 domain-containing protein codes for MNLAANLLVALVAVLHLGFLALEMFFWDHPFGRKTFKMTPEYSKASASLAANQGLYNGFLAAGLIWGLLDGNASVKIFFLACVVIAGIYGGLTTRKTILYIQALPGLIALLAVYLTR; via the coding sequence ATGAACCTCGCCGCCAATCTTCTTGTCGCTCTCGTTGCCGTGTTGCACCTCGGTTTTCTCGCGCTCGAAATGTTCTTCTGGGATCATCCCTTCGGCAGAAAAACATTCAAGATGACTCCCGAATATTCCAAAGCCTCCGCCTCACTCGCCGCGAATCAAGGATTGTATAACGGCTTCCTCGCGGCAGGCTTGATCTGGGGTCTGCTCGACGGCAACGCCTCGGTCAAAATTTTCTTCTTAGCTTGCGTCGTCATTGCGGGCATCTACGGCGGACTCACCACGCGCAAAACGATCCTCTATATTCAAGCCTTGCCCGGGCTGATTGCGCTTCTCGCGGTGTACCTCACGCGATGA
- a CDS encoding DUF998 domain-containing protein — translation MIKRAARVGMIGPILFATVVTLLTILKFDFLLSIGWHPIHAPTFDWPSGLALGDFGWIMTATFLLSGFMLAVFASGLRLSLPRTSLTDPATLALTLAGLALAGLAFTTDPTMRSTPATWHGRLHDLSFVLLGLTLMPAMILLGFAFQKDSRWKNLSAYTWITVALALPTFWLKGAAFYIFMLAMLVWSEVVALRMKSIMKR, via the coding sequence ATGATCAAACGCGCCGCGCGCGTCGGCATGATCGGCCCGATTCTTTTCGCAACGGTTGTTACCCTCCTCACCATCCTCAAATTCGACTTTCTCCTTTCCATCGGCTGGCATCCGATTCACGCTCCCACCTTCGATTGGCCCAGCGGACTCGCGCTCGGCGACTTCGGCTGGATCATGACCGCGACTTTCCTCCTCAGCGGATTCATGCTGGCGGTCTTCGCTTCCGGACTCCGCCTCAGCCTGCCTCGCACATCGTTGACCGATCCCGCCACCCTCGCGTTGACTCTCGCCGGGCTTGCCCTCGCCGGTCTCGCGTTCACCACCGACCCGACGATGCGCTCCACGCCCGCCACCTGGCACGGACGTTTGCATGACCTCTCGTTCGTCCTCCTCGGTCTCACCCTCATGCCCGCGATGATCCTGCTTGGCTTTGCGTTTCAAAAAGATTCGCGCTGGAAAAATTTATCCGCTTACACGTGGATCACGGTTGCGCTGGCGCTTCCCACCTTTTGGCTCAAAGGCGCGGCGTTTTATATTTTTATGTTGGCTATGCTGGTATGGAGTGAAGTTGTCGCGCTACGAATGAAATCAATTATGAAGAGATAA
- a CDS encoding HAD-IA family hydrolase yields the protein MSLDLARIQALCFDVDGTLSDTDDLYKEKVRRFFPQFLFGNPDHAARRFVMWAEAPGNALLGFADTFGIDDAMVAVIDWMSRHRRQTAKKFLLVPGVNEMLAQLKGKYPMSVVSARDEKGTMRFLEQFDLVKYFDAIVTGLSAEHTKPYPDPILLAAKKMGVKPEECLMIGDTTVDMRAGKSAGAQTAGVLCGFGEKEELLRFGADVILETTSELANKLIQLT from the coding sequence ATGTCTCTCGACCTCGCGCGTATCCAAGCCCTCTGCTTCGATGTGGATGGCACCCTCAGCGACACCGATGATCTGTATAAGGAAAAAGTCCGGCGCTTCTTTCCCCAATTTCTATTTGGCAACCCCGACCATGCGGCGCGGCGCTTTGTGATGTGGGCGGAGGCGCCCGGCAACGCTCTGCTTGGGTTCGCCGACACGTTCGGCATCGACGATGCAATGGTGGCGGTCATCGATTGGATGTCGCGGCATCGGCGGCAGACTGCGAAAAAGTTTCTGCTTGTGCCCGGTGTGAACGAGATGCTGGCGCAACTCAAAGGGAAATATCCGATGTCGGTGGTCAGTGCGCGCGACGAAAAGGGGACGATGCGCTTTCTCGAGCAATTCGATCTCGTGAAATATTTCGACGCAATCGTGACGGGGCTTTCAGCCGAACACACAAAGCCTTACCCGGATCCCATTCTGCTTGCGGCAAAAAAAATGGGCGTGAAGCCTGAGGAATGCTTGATGATCGGCGATACCACCGTAGATATGCGCGCCGGCAAATCGGCGGGGGCGCAGACGGCGGGCGTGTTGTGCGGCTTTGGGGAAAAAGAGGAGTTGTTGCGCTTCGGCGCGGATGTGATCCTGGAAACGACAAGCGAACTTGCAAACAAATTAATTCAACTTACTTAA
- a CDS encoding GAF domain-containing protein — translation MSKNEQDRTRALLELLYNVSRELATALDLRTVLQRVLYEAIQNVGGERCSVVVLDDSGKAVDATIVYGSQVHEHTTQQLRDTMERGLAGWVIRNKRGVYVPDTSKDERWLMRPDDTLNKTGVKSAICVPLQAREKLVGVLTLVHTSPNAFTTEQLDLMQAIADQAGIAILNARLYTESQRQARVMTALAEGASSMNVSLRMEDLHKRILIQSIQALQVETAALGMIEDEHVVFRAATGQNAGLILGRQIPLGVGIVGHAARDGRGVVANDLAHEKDFHNEDRFGGIDMRALLVAPIHSQGRVIGVLVAVNPVAKSFDPDALLVMAGIGGLAGSAIQNAQLFEKLQAAHQRYRELFEDSIDPMVITDWEGKMLEANRQAVLLSGYTDETLRALSIDQLHEVNWNKTGMEFETLRENRMCTYESSLSREDDAHVPIEVHARRIEFEEADAIQWILRDITQRKELDGLRGDLTSMIYHDLRSPLANISSSLDILYTMVPEKDRETVLAIIKIAENSTERIQRLVNSLLDVNRLESGQPVVNQKPVDALTLIQQAVVDMQPVADGRRQKLESLLPASLPSIWVDEDMARRVLINLVENSSKFTPTEGEIQVGALHEDSWVHLWVRDTGPGIPPAEQERVFDKFTRMRGSNKPGLGIGLAFCRLAVQGHGGNIWIESDSGRGATFHFTFPVATMEQSAPHAE, via the coding sequence ATGTCGAAAAACGAACAAGATCGCACGCGCGCTCTTCTTGAACTGCTTTACAACGTCAGCCGCGAGTTGGCGACCGCGCTCGATTTGCGCACGGTATTACAGCGCGTGTTATACGAAGCCATCCAGAACGTGGGCGGCGAACGGTGCAGTGTGGTTGTATTGGACGACTCAGGCAAAGCCGTAGACGCGACCATTGTGTACGGTTCGCAAGTCCACGAGCATACCACCCAGCAATTGCGCGATACGATGGAACGCGGGCTGGCGGGCTGGGTGATCCGCAACAAGCGCGGCGTGTATGTTCCCGATACCAGCAAAGACGAGCGCTGGTTAATGCGCCCCGACGATACGCTGAATAAGACCGGGGTGAAATCTGCCATCTGCGTGCCGTTGCAGGCGCGCGAAAAATTAGTGGGGGTTCTCACGTTGGTGCATACTTCGCCCAACGCTTTTACCACCGAACAACTCGACCTGATGCAAGCCATTGCGGACCAGGCAGGGATTGCCATTTTGAACGCGCGCTTATACACCGAAAGTCAGCGACAGGCGCGCGTGATGACCGCCCTCGCCGAAGGCGCGTCGTCGATGAACGTTTCGCTTCGCATGGAAGATCTGCATAAACGCATCCTCATCCAGTCGATCCAAGCGTTGCAGGTGGAAACCGCCGCGCTCGGCATGATCGAGGACGAGCACGTTGTCTTTCGCGCCGCAACCGGGCAGAACGCGGGATTGATCCTCGGCAGGCAAATTCCACTGGGCGTGGGCATTGTGGGTCATGCGGCGCGCGATGGGCGCGGCGTGGTGGCAAACGATCTCGCCCATGAAAAGGATTTCCACAACGAAGACCGATTCGGCGGCATCGACATGCGCGCCCTGCTCGTCGCTCCGATTCATTCGCAGGGGCGTGTGATCGGCGTTCTTGTGGCGGTCAACCCCGTTGCGAAATCCTTCGACCCCGACGCGTTGCTCGTGATGGCGGGCATCGGCGGCTTGGCGGGGTCGGCGATCCAGAACGCGCAATTGTTCGAGAAACTGCAAGCCGCGCACCAGCGTTACCGCGAGCTATTCGAAGACAGCATCGATCCGATGGTCATCACCGATTGGGAAGGGAAGATGCTCGAAGCCAACCGCCAGGCGGTGTTGTTGAGCGGCTACACAGACGAGACTCTGCGCGCGCTGAGCATCGACCAACTTCACGAGGTGAACTGGAACAAAACAGGGATGGAATTCGAAACCCTGCGCGAGAACCGCATGTGCACGTACGAATCATCCTTGAGCAGGGAGGATGACGCGCACGTGCCCATCGAAGTCCACGCGCGGCGCATCGAGTTCGAGGAAGCGGACGCCATCCAGTGGATCCTGCGCGACATTACCCAGCGCAAGGAATTGGATGGTTTGCGCGGCGATCTTACCTCGATGATCTATCACGACCTGCGCTCACCGCTGGCGAACATTTCTTCGAGCCTCGATATTTTGTACACAATGGTGCCGGAGAAAGACCGCGAGACTGTGCTTGCTATCATCAAGATCGCCGAGAATTCCACCGAGCGCATCCAACGCCTCGTCAACTCGCTGTTGGACGTGAACCGCCTCGAGTCGGGTCAACCTGTGGTCAACCAAAAACCTGTGGATGCGCTGACGCTCATCCAGCAGGCGGTGGTGGATATGCAACCTGTGGCGGATGGACGCCGGCAGAAGCTCGAATCTCTCCTGCCCGCCTCCCTCCCGTCCATTTGGGTGGATGAGGATATGGCGCGGCGCGTGTTGATCAACCTCGTGGAAAATTCGAGCAAGTTCACCCCCACCGAAGGCGAGATACAGGTTGGCGCGCTACACGAAGACAGTTGGGTCCATCTGTGGGTAAGGGATACCGGCCCCGGCATTCCGCCGGCGGAACAGGAACGCGTTTTCGATAAATTCACGCGCATGCGCGGCTCGAACAAGCCCGGGCTTGGAATTGGACTTGCCTTCTGCCGCCTCGCAGTGCAAGGGCACGGGGGCAACATCTGGATCGAAAGCGATTCAGGCCGGGGCGCAACATTTCACTTTACGTTTCCCGTGGCGACGATGGAACAATCGGCGCCTCACGCGGAATAA
- a CDS encoding 2-oxo acid dehydrogenase subunit E2, translating to MPASEISVRPMVYLSFVFDHRILDGASADHFLMKVKETLEEWS from the coding sequence ATGCCAGCGTCAGAAATCTCCGTCCGTCCGATGGTGTATCTTTCGTTCGTGTTCGACCATCGCATTTTAGATGGCGCTTCGGCGGATCACTTTTTGATGAAGGTGAAAGAAACGTTGGAAGAGTGGAGTTAG
- a CDS encoding dienelactone hydrolase family protein: MSIQKSEIQLDVNGKKVNAYLAAPDNGGPSVLLLHAWWGLKPFFKETCDRLAEQGFTVLAPDLRDGQIAKTIEEAKALMEKSDGQLVGDTVMAAKDHLRGLTNGKIGVVGFSMGGAWALITAAYKPEQIAAVVLFYGNEGIEYGKVTAKVMGHYSDNDEWEPNEYVENTFAEFKKAGVDATLHIYPGVAHWFVESDRPEYDSASAQLAWERTFEFLKQNVK, from the coding sequence ATGTCCATCCAAAAATCTGAAATCCAACTTGATGTGAACGGAAAGAAAGTCAACGCGTATCTCGCCGCGCCAGACAATGGCGGACCTAGCGTTCTCCTTCTCCACGCATGGTGGGGACTCAAACCGTTCTTCAAAGAGACGTGTGACCGACTCGCCGAGCAGGGGTTTACCGTGCTCGCGCCCGACTTGCGAGATGGTCAAATTGCGAAGACGATCGAGGAAGCCAAAGCGTTAATGGAAAAAAGCGACGGTCAACTCGTCGGCGATACGGTGATGGCGGCAAAGGATCATTTGCGCGGATTGACAAACGGCAAGATCGGCGTGGTTGGTTTTTCAATGGGCGGAGCATGGGCGTTGATCACTGCCGCGTACAAACCCGAACAAATTGCGGCTGTTGTCCTCTTCTACGGCAACGAAGGCATCGAGTATGGAAAGGTCACCGCCAAAGTGATGGGGCATTACAGCGACAACGACGAGTGGGAGCCGAACGAGTATGTGGAGAATACCTTCGCGGAGTTTAAAAAGGCAGGCGTGGACGCGACGCTTCACATCTACCCCGGGGTTGCCCACTGGTTCGTCGAGTCTGATCGCCCCGAATACGACTCCGCTTCCGCGCAGTTGGCGTGGGAACGGACGTTTGAGTTTCTGAAGCAGAACGTGAAATAA
- a CDS encoding GNAT family N-acetyltransferase, translating to MPKSKIEVLPLTMKRWDDMVSVFGEHGGYAGCWCMFWRLDRSDFKKLRGGGTREILRQMTEKKQEPGLITYVNGKPAGWCSVGPRENYLALENSRILKRVDEKPVWSIVCFFVDKSVRKQGLMAEMLRGAVAYAKKHGAKIVEGYPIDMQTEKLAGQKLNSYAGYMGIASAFREVGFVEAGRASETQLIMRYKIK from the coding sequence ATGCCTAAAAGCAAAATTGAAGTCCTACCGTTAACGATGAAAAGATGGGATGATATGGTCTCTGTGTTTGGCGAGCATGGCGGGTATGCGGGATGCTGGTGCATGTTCTGGCGGCTGGATCGTTCGGATTTCAAAAAATTACGCGGCGGGGGAACAAGAGAAATCCTTCGTCAGATGACTGAAAAGAAACAGGAACCTGGGTTGATTACCTATGTGAATGGCAAGCCTGCTGGCTGGTGTTCGGTAGGTCCGCGTGAAAATTATCTGGCGCTCGAAAATTCTCGCATTCTCAAACGCGTGGACGAGAAGCCTGTCTGGTCCATCGTTTGCTTTTTTGTGGATAAATCCGTTCGCAAGCAGGGCTTGATGGCTGAGATGTTGCGCGGCGCGGTGGCATATGCAAAAAAGCATGGCGCAAAGATCGTCGAGGGCTATCCGATTGACATGCAAACCGAAAAACTGGCTGGGCAAAAACTAAACAGTTATGCGGGCTATATGGGAATTGCCTCCGCCTTCCGCGAGGTTGGGTTTGTGGAAGCGGGTCGCGCTTCTGAAACGCAATTGATCATGCGTTACAAAATCAAATAG
- a CDS encoding isoprenylcysteine carboxylmethyltransferase family protein, whose amino-acid sequence MSEHKDHASVKIHPPVLLVIHIFIAWLLGRFIALPIVISPLFKNIGLALAGVGFLLGLSALFAFTQARTTVNPHGSVRAVVSSGVYRFTRNPIYLGMVFMLIGFPLAFGNVWGIPLAAVFIPLMNNLVIRHEETYLEKKFGEAYTGYKFRVRRWV is encoded by the coding sequence ATGAGCGAACACAAAGATCATGCGAGTGTGAAGATTCATCCGCCTGTGTTGTTGGTGATTCATATTTTCATTGCTTGGTTGCTGGGAAGGTTTATCGCTTTACCGATTGTCATTTCGCCGTTATTTAAAAACATCGGTTTGGCATTGGCGGGCGTCGGTTTCCTGCTTGGGTTGTCGGCATTATTTGCCTTCACGCAAGCGCGGACAACGGTCAATCCGCATGGGTCGGTGAGGGCAGTCGTTTCAAGCGGAGTGTATCGCTTCACGCGCAATCCGATCTACCTCGGCATGGTGTTCATGCTGATCGGCTTTCCGCTCGCGTTTGGGAATGTGTGGGGGATTCCGCTTGCGGCTGTGTTCATTCCGCTGATGAACAATCTGGTGATTCGACACGAAGAGACTTATCTGGAGAAAAAGTTTGGGGAGGCGTACACAGGCTACAAGTTCCGTGTGAGGCGGTGGGTGTAA
- a CDS encoding 2-oxo acid dehydrogenase subunit E2, producing the protein MATKVLVPLLGEGVEEVTVIKWLKKEGDSVKELEPLLEVNTDKVDTEIPAPASGTVLKIMAEEGLPAKVGAVLAFIGKEGESVESGGVESAPQVKAKVSSDQSSVSQPVTQSAVRGTDLGFISPVVAKIAAEHGVNLQNVAGTGLNGRITKNDVLAFVESGKSKVTGQPVNLQPATLKPIEGDQLIKHSPIRKSIAEHMVMSKHTSPHVLTVMEADMSRVSKHRSANKEMFSRDGVNLTFTAYFMTAIVAGLKSYPIVNSSWSDEGVLVHKAVNLGMATSLGEEGLIVPVIKNADNLSLLAMARSVNDLANRARAKKLQTDEVKGGTFTLTNHGTGESLFAFPVINQPQCGILGVGAMQKRVVVIDDAIAIRPMVYLSFVFDHRILDGASADHFLMKVKETLENWS; encoded by the coding sequence ATGGCAACTAAAGTACTTGTCCCACTACTCGGCGAAGGCGTTGAGGAAGTTACTGTCATCAAATGGCTGAAAAAGGAAGGCGACTCGGTCAAGGAGTTGGAGCCGCTTCTTGAGGTGAACACCGACAAAGTGGACACCGAAATCCCCGCGCCCGCGTCTGGGACGGTGTTGAAGATCATGGCGGAGGAGGGACTCCCTGCGAAGGTGGGGGCGGTGTTGGCGTTCATTGGGAAGGAGGGGGAGTCGGTGGAAAGTGGAGGAGTGGAAAGTGCGCCGCAAGTGAAGGCAAAAGTGAGCAGTGACCAGTCATCAGTTTCGCAACCTGTTACGCAGTCCGCAGTACGCGGTACGGATTTAGGCTTTATCTCTCCTGTTGTGGCGAAAATTGCCGCAGAGCATGGGGTGAATTTACAGAACGTGGCTGGGACGGGATTGAATGGGAGGATCACGAAAAACGATGTGCTGGCGTTTGTAGAAAGTGGAAAGTCGAAAGTCACAGGTCAACCTGTCAACCTTCAACCTGCAACCTTGAAACCCATAGAAGGCGACCAACTCATCAAGCACTCTCCCATACGCAAGTCCATCGCGGAACATATGGTGATGTCGAAACACACGTCGCCGCATGTGTTGACGGTGATGGAAGCGGACATGAGCCGCGTGTCGAAGCATCGCTCAGCCAACAAGGAAATGTTCTCGCGCGATGGAGTCAACCTCACCTTCACCGCGTACTTCATGACGGCGATCGTTGCGGGGTTGAAGAGTTATCCCATCGTCAACTCGTCGTGGTCGGATGAAGGCGTGCTGGTGCACAAGGCGGTCAATCTCGGCATGGCAACGTCGTTGGGAGAGGAAGGATTGATCGTGCCTGTGATCAAGAACGCTGATAATTTGTCCCTGCTGGCGATGGCGCGTTCGGTCAATGACCTGGCGAATCGAGCCCGCGCGAAGAAACTGCAAACAGACGAGGTGAAGGGCGGAACGTTCACGCTGACCAATCACGGCACTGGCGAATCATTATTCGCGTTTCCTGTGATCAACCAGCCGCAATGCGGAATCCTTGGCGTCGGCGCGATGCAGAAGCGCGTGGTAGTTATTGATGACGCGATTGCCATCCGCCCGATGGTGTATTTATCGTTCGTATTCGATCATCGGATTTTAGATGGCGCGTCGGCGGATCACTTTTTGATGAAGGTGAAGGAGACTCTCGAAAATTGGAGTTGA
- a CDS encoding four helix bundle protein, translated as MSGLKHAESFRDLIVYQKCRALAKEIKVLTQSFPNDEKFSLTDQVRRSSRSIGANIAESWAKRRYEKHFISKLTDSDGEQMETQHWIGTAMDCDYIDQKTNDQLVAKCLEIGRMLNGMMDKADMFCGEPPRGVREEAAVYFTESDDEDTDD; from the coding sequence ATGAGCGGATTGAAACATGCGGAGAGTTTTCGTGATTTGATCGTGTATCAGAAATGCCGAGCATTGGCAAAAGAGATCAAGGTACTCACGCAGTCGTTTCCGAACGATGAGAAGTTTTCGCTCACTGATCAGGTCCGCCGTTCATCGCGTTCGATCGGGGCGAACATCGCGGAATCATGGGCGAAGCGGCGTTACGAAAAACATTTCATCAGCAAACTGACCGACTCCGATGGCGAGCAGATGGAAACCCAACATTGGATAGGAACGGCAATGGATTGTGATTATATTGACCAAAAGACAAACGACCAGTTGGTCGCAAAATGCCTTGAAATCGGACGAATGCTGAATGGCATGATGGACAAAGCCGATATGTTCTGCGGTGAACCTCCGCGAGGTGTGCGCGAAGAAGCCGCTGTCTATTTCACAGAATCTGACGATGAAGACACCGATGACTGA